The genomic interval TATGGCCCGTAAAGCAGCTATTGTGACCCAATTCCGTGAAGGTTCAATTGCCGGAATCGAAAAGACGAAGAACCTGACCCTGATTTATGGAGAGGCTAAGTTTCAGGATGACCATACTGTATATGTGAATCAAAGAGATGGCAATTTTGAAAATTATACTGCTAAACATATTTTTATCAATACAGGGGCGAGTCCGCGGATACCAGATATAGAAGGTGTTAAAGCCATTAAATACCTCACTTCAACCACTATTCTTGAACTTAAAGAAGTTCCTGAACATCTGCTGATTGTTGGGGGAGGTTATATTGGGCTGGAATTCGGGCAGATGTTTAAGCGTTTTGGTTCCAGAATTACTATTATGGAACAAGGTGCACAGCTGATGCCAAAAGAAGATAATGACGTTTGTGAAGTCATGAGCGAGATCTTCAAAGAAGAAGGAATGGAGGTTTTAACAGAAGCCAAAGTCGTGAAATTTGAAACACTAGCGAATGATAAAATTAAAGCTACTCTGGATTTAAAAGGCGAAAAAACGACCATTACCTGTTCACATGTACTGCTTGCATCAGGCAGAGCACCTCAAACAACAGCTTTAGGACTGGAAAATACGAGTGTAGAATGTGATCCGCACGGATTTATTAAGGTGAATGAATTTCTGGAAACTAAAGCGCCAAATATATATGCTTTAGGAGATGTAAAAGGTGGTCCTGCATTTACACATATTTCATATAATGATTATATTGTAGTCACCAAAAATCTTTTGGAAGGACTCAAAATGAGTATTAAAGACCGTATGATACCCTATTGTATGTTTACTGATCCTCAATTAGGCCGTATTGGTATAACTGAAACACAGGCGGCCGCACAGGGAATCGATTACCTGGTTGCTAAAATTCCAATGCGGAATGTAGCCAGGGCGATTGAAAATGCCGAAACCAGAGGTTTTATGAAAGCTGTGGTTGATCAAAAGACCAAACAAATACTTGGGGCAACTATCATTGGTGAACAAGGGGGTGAGATTATGTCCATTTTGCAAATGGCGATGATGGGAAAGATCACTTATGAGGAGATCAGATTTACCATTTTTGCACATCCTTTATATGCTGAATCTCTGAATAACTTATTTATGTCAATCGCCTAAATGATTAAAGCAGAAAACCTGGTCAGAAAATTTGGTACTTCAATAGCCGTTGATAATATCAGCTTTGAGGTGAAAAAAGGTGAAAACCTGATTTTATTGGGCACAAGCGGCTGCGGTAAAACAACTACATTACGTATGATCAACAGGTTGATTTCACCAGATTCGGGAACTGTTTTTCTGGACGGAGTTGATATCAGTACCCGTCAGCCAGAGGAATTAAGGCGTGGTATAGGTTATGTATTACAAAATCATGGTCTTTTTCCGCATTATACAGTCGCTGAAAATATAGCTATTGTTCCACGATTGCTGAGATGGAGAAATGAGGACATTCGTAAAAGGGCAGAAGAACTCTTTCATAAACTAAATCTTGATCCTGCCCTGGCTGATAAATATCCGGCAGCTTTAAGTGGGGGACAGCAACAGCGGGTTGGTTTAGCCAGGTCACTCATGGTTAACCCTCCGGTGCTATTAATGGATGAACCTTTTGGTGCATTAGATAATTTAACAAGAATTAGTATCCGTAAAGAGTTTAAAGCTTTGGATGAACTGGTTAAAAAGACAGTGGTTATGGTTACGCATGATGTACAGGAGGCTTTTGAAATGGGAGACCGTATTTGCCTGATGGACAGAGGTGAGATTAAACAAATCGGAACACCAGAAGATTTACTTTTTCATCCTGCAAATGACTTTGTAGCTGATTTCTTTAAAGAGCAGCGGTTACAACTGGAATTGAAATCTGTGTTGATTGCTGAATTATTGCCAGGTTATTCAGACCAGGAGGTTACTGTTTGGGAAAAAATGGAGCAATTACTTCAGAAGGACAGTAAAGATGATGCAGTAAATATGGAAGACCTGATGCGTGCTTTTTCAGCTTATAAAAAACAATAATATGGAACAGGCACAAACTTTCTGGGGATTTGTCAGTCAGCAGTCCGATAAATTATGGAGCCAGACCTGGGCACATATAGGACTAACTTTGATTTCATTAATCATTGCGATCCTGATTGCTGTTCCGGTAGGAATACTGATTACCAGGAAGCAAAAGTTATCTGGTATTGTACTAGGTTTAGCCGGTATCTTACAGACTATTCCGAGTATTGCACTGCTTGGGGTACTGATACCTTTTCTGGGCATCGGCCCGAAGCCAGCTATTCTCGCACTATTTCTTTATGCACTGTTACCGATCATCAGAAATACCTACACTGGTATTATGGAGGTAAATCCTGCGGTAGTTGAAGCTGCTAAAGGAATGGGAATGAGTAAATGGCAGATCCTGATGAAAGTTGAATTGCCTTTAGCCTTTCCAGTGCTGATGGCCGGTATCCGGACAGCTACAGTAATTAATGTGGGCGTAGCTACGCTGGCAGCCTATATTGCTGCGGGTGGCTTAGGAGAATTTATTTTCGGTGGTATTGCTTTAAATAATGCTAATATGATTCTGGCGGGTGCTATCCCTGCCGCTTTACTGGCAATTGTACTGGATTTTTTATTGTCTCTCGTTCAAAAACTGAATTTGAAAAGTATTCGTATCTCTTATCTGGTACTTCCTTTTGCTTTGATTACACTGAGCTCTTTCTATTTATTGCCAACGCAAATTGGCGGAAAGATGCTGGGTGGCTTTACTCCTGAATTTATGGGCAGAGAAGATGGGTATTTAGGACTGAAAAGAATCTATAAATTGGGGATTGAAACTGTAGTAATCAGTGACGCTGTAATGTATAAAGCTGCTTTTGAGAAAAAATTAGATGTGATTAGTGGTTACAGTACTGATGGTAGACTGAAAGCTTATGACCTGGTGATTCTGGAAGACGACAAGCATATCTTTCCCCCTTATTATGCCGCTCCGGTAGTGCGGCAGGAAGTGCTGGATCAGCATCCTGAACTTGAAGGTGTATTGAACCAATTATCCGGGTTTATTAATGATTCAACTATGATTGCAATGAATTATAGAGTTGATCAGCTCAAAGAAACTCCTGAAAAGGTTGCCCTGGATTTTACCAAAGCACATCATTTATATAAACCGGCCAGAACTGCTGGAAAAGGTACTATCAGGATAGGATCAAAGATATTTGGGGAGCAATATATCCTGGCTCAGATTTACAAAATATTGATTAAAGGAAATACAGATTTGGAAGTTATGACTAAAACGGGGCTAGGAGGTACAAAAATATGTTTTGACGCACTGACTAATAATCAGATCGATTTTTATCCGGAGTATACAGGAACGGGTTTTTTAGTGCTGCTTAAACCTGACATGAAAACGATAAATAAATTGACAGGAGATGTGGATGGTGTATACCGGTATGTCAGTGATGAATTTAAAAGTCAATTCAATGTGAAGTGGCTTAAACCAATAGGCTTCAATAATGCCTATGCATTGATGATGAGAAGAGAACAGGCACAAAGTTTGCAGATCAAAACCATAACAAACTTAACTAACTATCAAAACCAAAATTAATATGTCACTTTGGGAGCAATACTCCGCAGTGAGGTCGCATAGCGTACAGCTATGTGACAAACTGCAAAAAGAAGACTACGTGGTACAGCCGGCGGAAGAAGTTAGCCCGCCTAAATGGCATCTCGGGCACACCACCTGGTTTTTTGAGACTTTTATTTTGATACCTCACGCTGTTGCTTATCAGTCTTTTAATCCGGATTATAATTATGTTTTCAATAGTTATTATGAAAGTATAGGAGCAAGAGTTATTCGTACAGACAGAGGTAATCTGAGCCGTCCGACGGTAGATGAGATTTTCCATTACCGTGCTTATGTGGATGAGGCGATGGACAAATTCCTGCGCTGTGGAATTAGTAAGGATATAGAAGAGCTCCTGATATTAGGATTAAACCATGAACAGCAGCATCAGGAGCTGTTGTGGTATGATATTAAATATATTTTGGGCCATAATCCGTTATTTCCGGTTTATGCTGCCGATAACATAGAAAAGGGATTAACGCTGGCTGAACAAGGCTGGACAGATTTCAAAGAGGGGGTCTATGAAGTTGGATACCAGGGGGACTCTTTTCATTTTGACAATGAGCTTGGCAGGCATAAAGTATATATCCAGAACTTCAGTATTTCAACCTGTCTGGTGAGCAATGCAGAATATCTGGAATTTATAAAGGCAGGAGGGTATGAGGATTTTAGTTTATGGCATGCACAAGGCTGGGACTGGGTAAAGGAAAAACACATCAACGCACCTTTATATTGGTATGAAATTGAGGGGCAATGGCATCGTTATAGTTTATCCGGACTGGAAATTTTAAAAATGAATTCCCCTGTTTCGAATATCAGTTACTATGAAGCCTCGGCTTATGCGCAATGGAAAGGTATGCGTTTACCAACGGAATTTGAGTGGGAAGTGGCTTCTTCTTTATTTGAATGGGGTAAATTGTGGGAATGGACAGAGAGTGCTTACCTGCCTTATCCGGGTTTCTCCAAAGCTGCGGGAGCACTGGGCGAATACAACGGTAAATTTATGGTGAATCAGAAAGTATTGCGCGGTGCATCAATTGCTACCCCTGCAAAGCATAGCAGAAACACTTATAGAAACTTCTTTCACCCTGATATGCGCTGGATGTTCAGTGGTATCAGGCTTTCAAAATAATGATATGAATCAATTTTTAAAAGAGGTTCTACACGACCTTAGTCAACCACAGAAAACTTTAAATGCTAAGTATTTTTACGACGGAAAGGGAGATAAACTTTTTCAGGAGATTATGAATTGCCCTGAATATTATCCAACCAACTGTGAAAAGGAGATCTTCAGAGAGCGGTTTAAAGACCTGGCAATTACCTTGAAAAACGGATTTAATACTTTCGATCTGGTGGAAATGGGCGCAGGAGATGCTACAAAGTCAAGTTATCTGCTCAAAGAACTGGTAGATACTCAGGTAGACTTTACTTATATGCCTATTGATATTTCCTCTACAATGATTGCGCATTTAGAGCAGTCATTACCAGCAAAAATTGAAGGTCTGAAAGTAAAGGGCTTAAATGGGGAATATTTTGATATGCTGGAAAAAGCAAATCGCATCTCTTCCAGAAAGAAGGTGGTTATGCTGCTTGGAGGGAACATTGGAAATGAAACACCTGAGAATGCGATTGAATTTTGCCGTAAAATCCGTGCTGCACTACAAGAAGGAGATTTAGTGTTAATTGGTTTTGATCTGAAAAAGAATCCGCATACTATTCTTGCCGCTTATAATGATGCTGCAGGCTTTACGCGTGATTTTAACCTGAACCTGCTACATCGCATAAATAATGAATTAGGCGGTGATTTTAAGGTATCTCAATTTCAGCATTATCCGAACTATGATCCGATAACTGGTGCTTGTAAAAGTTATCTGGTTAGTAAAAAAAATCAGAAGGTGAATATTGCTGATCAAACTCTTCAATTTCATGAAAATGAAGTGATTTATATGGAGATTTCCCAAAAGTACAGTATACAGGAGATAGAGGGAATGGCTAAAATATCGGGATTTAAAACTGTAACGCATTTCTATGATCATAAGAAATGGTTTGTTGATACTGTTTGGCAATGCGTATAGCGTAGCTTTAATCAGAATTCATCATAGGCTGCGAAGGCTTAATTACTCTCAATAGGGTGGTTAAGCCTTTTTTATTGTCAGTTTTTTGTCTGGATATCAGGTTAATGTCACTTTGTATCCTTGGATAGGGATATCGGGAAGTTCCGATATACATTTGTGCCATGGATCAGGTAGAGGTATTTAAAGCGTTGTCGAATAAGACAAGATTAATGATTTTACAATGGCTGAAAGAGCCTGAATTACATTTTCCTCCACAAGATCGGGATATAAAAGAGGTGGGTGTTTGCGTAGGTCAGATACAGTGTAAAGCACAGCTGACGCAATCAACAATTTCTGAATACTTATCGATCCTCCATAGAAGCGGATTGATCGAATCAACCCGTATAGGACAGTGGACATATTATAAAAGAAATGAGGCTGCCTGCCTTGAACTTAAACAGTTAATAGAAACTTCAATATAATTAAATAGTTATGAATACAGAAAGTTTGTTCCAGCCCTTTAAGCTGAAAACATTGAATATTAAAAATAGATTGGTGATGGCGCCGATGACACGTGCATTCTCACCAAATGGCATACCAACAGCAGATGTAGCTGATTATTATCGTAAAAGAGCAGCTGGCGATGTCGGTTTGATTTTATCAGAAGGTACAGTGATTGACCGCCTTTCTTCGGCAAGTGACCCGAGCATTCCTCATTTTTATGGAGAAAAAGCATTAGCAGGATGGGACAAAGTAATTAAAGATGTGCATTCAGCAGGAGGTCAGATGGGTCCTCAGATCTGGCATATGGGTATACAGGCTGACCATAAATCTGGCTGGGTTCCTCCAGTAGAATTTGAAGGGCCCTCAGGATTTGTAAATCCTGGGCAGCAAAAAGGAAAAGCAATGACGGAAAGTGATATTGCTGATGCGATTTTATCTTATGGACGTGCAGCTGCTGATGCGAAGAGATTAGGGTATGATACTGTGGAAATACACGGTGCACATGGTTATTTAATCGATCAGTTTTTCTGGGATCAGTTAAACCATCGTACTGATAACTACGGGGGTAAAACAATTGCTGAAAGAAGTCGCTTCGCGGTAGAAGTGGTCAAAGAAGTACGCAGGCAAGTTGGTAATGATTTTGCAGTTATCCTTCGTTTATCACAATGGAAACCACAAGATTATAATTATAAACTTGCCGCTAACCCGACAGAAATGGATAGCTGGTTAAATCCTATTGTAGATGCTGGGGTTGATATTTTACATTGTTCACAACGCCGTTTCTGGGAACCTGAATTTGAAGGTTCAGACTTAAACTTTGCAGGATGGGCTAAAAAAATTACAGGCGCAGCTACGATTACAGTAGGATCGGTAGGTTTGAATGGAGAGTTTACTGCTGCTTTTGCTGGCGAATCTTCACAGCCAAGTTCTCTGGATGAGTTGGTTAGAAGATTGGATAGAGGTGATTTTGACCTGGTTGCTGTTGGAAGGCCACTGCTGGCTGATCCGGAGTGGGTGCAAAAAATTCGTGATCACCGTGAAGATGAATTAAAAGGGTTTACTGCTGCAGCACTTGCTGAACTGGTTTAAACCATTATAAAATTAATATCCATAAAAAAAGCAGGTGTCTATTAAAGACACCTGCTTTTTTTATGGATTTAAACTGTTCTGATTAAAATAAAGAGAATTCAACTCTTCTGTTTTTCTGACGACCAGCAGCAGTTTTGTTAGATGCAATTGGTTGGTTTGGACCGTAACCTGTTGCTTCAA from Pedobacter sp. WC2423 carries:
- a CDS encoding NADH:flavin oxidoreductase: MNTESLFQPFKLKTLNIKNRLVMAPMTRAFSPNGIPTADVADYYRKRAAGDVGLILSEGTVIDRLSSASDPSIPHFYGEKALAGWDKVIKDVHSAGGQMGPQIWHMGIQADHKSGWVPPVEFEGPSGFVNPGQQKGKAMTESDIADAILSYGRAAADAKRLGYDTVEIHGAHGYLIDQFFWDQLNHRTDNYGGKTIAERSRFAVEVVKEVRRQVGNDFAVILRLSQWKPQDYNYKLAANPTEMDSWLNPIVDAGVDILHCSQRRFWEPEFEGSDLNFAGWAKKITGAATITVGSVGLNGEFTAAFAGESSQPSSLDELVRRLDRGDFDLVAVGRPLLADPEWVQKIRDHREDELKGFTAAALAELV
- a CDS encoding ABC transporter ATP-binding protein, which gives rise to MIKAENLVRKFGTSIAVDNISFEVKKGENLILLGTSGCGKTTTLRMINRLISPDSGTVFLDGVDISTRQPEELRRGIGYVLQNHGLFPHYTVAENIAIVPRLLRWRNEDIRKRAEELFHKLNLDPALADKYPAALSGGQQQRVGLARSLMVNPPVLLMDEPFGALDNLTRISIRKEFKALDELVKKTVVMVTHDVQEAFEMGDRICLMDRGEIKQIGTPEDLLFHPANDFVADFFKEQRLQLELKSVLIAELLPGYSDQEVTVWEKMEQLLQKDSKDDAVNMEDLMRAFSAYKKQ
- a CDS encoding ABC transporter permease/substrate-binding protein gives rise to the protein MEQAQTFWGFVSQQSDKLWSQTWAHIGLTLISLIIAILIAVPVGILITRKQKLSGIVLGLAGILQTIPSIALLGVLIPFLGIGPKPAILALFLYALLPIIRNTYTGIMEVNPAVVEAAKGMGMSKWQILMKVELPLAFPVLMAGIRTATVINVGVATLAAYIAAGGLGEFIFGGIALNNANMILAGAIPAALLAIVLDFLLSLVQKLNLKSIRISYLVLPFALITLSSFYLLPTQIGGKMLGGFTPEFMGREDGYLGLKRIYKLGIETVVISDAVMYKAAFEKKLDVISGYSTDGRLKAYDLVILEDDKHIFPPYYAAPVVRQEVLDQHPELEGVLNQLSGFINDSTMIAMNYRVDQLKETPEKVALDFTKAHHLYKPARTAGKGTIRIGSKIFGEQYILAQIYKILIKGNTDLEVMTKTGLGGTKICFDALTNNQIDFYPEYTGTGFLVLLKPDMKTINKLTGDVDGVYRYVSDEFKSQFNVKWLKPIGFNNAYALMMRREQAQSLQIKTITNLTNYQNQN
- a CDS encoding L-histidine N(alpha)-methyltransferase, with amino-acid sequence MNQFLKEVLHDLSQPQKTLNAKYFYDGKGDKLFQEIMNCPEYYPTNCEKEIFRERFKDLAITLKNGFNTFDLVEMGAGDATKSSYLLKELVDTQVDFTYMPIDISSTMIAHLEQSLPAKIEGLKVKGLNGEYFDMLEKANRISSRKKVVMLLGGNIGNETPENAIEFCRKIRAALQEGDLVLIGFDLKKNPHTILAAYNDAAGFTRDFNLNLLHRINNELGGDFKVSQFQHYPNYDPITGACKSYLVSKKNQKVNIADQTLQFHENEVIYMEISQKYSIQEIEGMAKISGFKTVTHFYDHKKWFVDTVWQCV
- the lpdA gene encoding dihydrolipoyl dehydrogenase → MKEFDAIVIGAGQAGVPLAKKLANAGWKTALIEKRMVGGTCINDGCTPTKAMVASARLAYQAGRSKDLGIDIPAYEIDFKAIMARKAAIVTQFREGSIAGIEKTKNLTLIYGEAKFQDDHTVYVNQRDGNFENYTAKHIFINTGASPRIPDIEGVKAIKYLTSTTILELKEVPEHLLIVGGGYIGLEFGQMFKRFGSRITIMEQGAQLMPKEDNDVCEVMSEIFKEEGMEVLTEAKVVKFETLANDKIKATLDLKGEKTTITCSHVLLASGRAPQTTALGLENTSVECDPHGFIKVNEFLETKAPNIYALGDVKGGPAFTHISYNDYIVVTKNLLEGLKMSIKDRMIPYCMFTDPQLGRIGITETQAAAQGIDYLVAKIPMRNVARAIENAETRGFMKAVVDQKTKQILGATIIGEQGGEIMSILQMAMMGKITYEEIRFTIFAHPLYAESLNNLFMSIA
- the egtB gene encoding ergothioneine biosynthesis protein EgtB produces the protein MSLWEQYSAVRSHSVQLCDKLQKEDYVVQPAEEVSPPKWHLGHTTWFFETFILIPHAVAYQSFNPDYNYVFNSYYESIGARVIRTDRGNLSRPTVDEIFHYRAYVDEAMDKFLRCGISKDIEELLILGLNHEQQHQELLWYDIKYILGHNPLFPVYAADNIEKGLTLAEQGWTDFKEGVYEVGYQGDSFHFDNELGRHKVYIQNFSISTCLVSNAEYLEFIKAGGYEDFSLWHAQGWDWVKEKHINAPLYWYEIEGQWHRYSLSGLEILKMNSPVSNISYYEASAYAQWKGMRLPTEFEWEVASSLFEWGKLWEWTESAYLPYPGFSKAAGALGEYNGKFMVNQKVLRGASIATPAKHSRNTYRNFFHPDMRWMFSGIRLSK
- a CDS encoding ArsR/SmtB family transcription factor; this translates as MDQVEVFKALSNKTRLMILQWLKEPELHFPPQDRDIKEVGVCVGQIQCKAQLTQSTISEYLSILHRSGLIESTRIGQWTYYKRNEAACLELKQLIETSI